One window of the Candidatus Saccharibacteria bacterium genome contains the following:
- the msrA gene encoding peptide-methionine (S)-S-oxide reductase MsrA: MARKSQKRGGVKSIVLGGGCFWCTEAVFVRVEGMTRVVPGYAGGKTPNPTYEQVCGGKTGHAEVVRVEYDETKTTLERILRIFFATHDPTTLNRQGADVGTEYRSIILYSDEADEVKAQSVIRELRGKTEARIVTEVAPLMVFYEAEAYHHNYFEQHPEQAYCQIVINPKLDKLRAFLRTETSKT; encoded by the coding sequence ATGGCTAGAAAGTCGCAGAAAAGAGGCGGCGTGAAGTCGATTGTGCTTGGGGGAGGGTGTTTTTGGTGTACAGAGGCGGTATTTGTGCGGGTCGAAGGCATGACACGGGTTGTTCCTGGGTATGCTGGAGGTAAGACGCCAAATCCGACTTACGAACAGGTGTGTGGTGGCAAAACCGGCCACGCCGAAGTAGTGCGGGTAGAGTACGACGAAACGAAAACGACTCTAGAACGTATCCTGCGCATCTTTTTCGCGACGCACGACCCAACCACACTGAACCGACAGGGTGCAGATGTTGGTACGGAGTATCGTTCAATTATTTTATACAGTGATGAAGCGGATGAGGTGAAAGCTCAATCTGTTATACGTGAGCTCCGAGGTAAAACAGAAGCCCGTATAGTCACAGAGGTTGCCCCGCTCATGGTCTTTTACGAGGCAGAGGCGTATCACCACAATTACTTCGAGCAGCACCCCGAGCAAGCCTATTGCCAAATAGTTATAAACCCGAAACTCGACAAACTTCGGGCATTTTTACGCACGGAAACCAGCAAAACCTAG
- a CDS encoding type II toxin-antitoxin system death-on-curing family toxin — translation MSGKTIDIEQLLMLHALVLANTGGGDGIRDMGRLEAAIATQSQEVFGTELYASVYEKSAAMVRGIIADHPFVDGNKRTAMLAGLTLLKINGIAVGMSNSQVEDFAVRVAVEHLSVDDIAAWLELHSKSNKG, via the coding sequence ATGAGTGGCAAAACTATAGATATTGAGCAGCTGCTGATGCTGCATGCTCTTGTGCTTGCAAACACAGGTGGTGGAGATGGAATCCGGGATATGGGTCGTTTGGAAGCGGCTATTGCGACCCAGTCGCAGGAAGTATTTGGTACTGAACTATACGCTAGCGTGTATGAAAAAAGTGCTGCTATGGTACGGGGTATAATTGCCGATCATCCATTTGTAGATGGTAATAAACGTACGGCTATGCTTGCAGGGCTCACTCTGCTAAAAATCAATGGTATAGCGGTTGGGATGAGTAACTCGCAAGTCGAGGATTTTGCGGTGCGGGTGGCGGTGGAGCATTTGAGCGTAGACGATATTGCTGCCTGGCTTGAACTGCACAGCAAGTCAAACAAGGGGTAG
- a CDS encoding AbrB/MazE/SpoVT family DNA-binding domain-containing protein: MTFTTIQKAIKIGTSRGVILPAKELKRLNIGDDDELELIVRKKTDVATNDEVMAAAEDIMSKYRQAFKNLANR, translated from the coding sequence ATGACATTTACGACTATTCAAAAAGCTATCAAAATCGGTACGAGTCGTGGTGTAATACTCCCGGCTAAAGAGTTAAAGCGTCTTAATATTGGTGACGATGATGAGCTAGAACTAATTGTGCGCAAGAAAACAGACGTCGCCACAAATGATGAAGTAATGGCAGCGGCAGAAGATATTATGAGTAAATATCGCCAGGCGTTTAAGAATCTCGCGAATCGATGA
- a CDS encoding TfoX/Sxy family protein: protein MAYDTGLEERIDEVVAEWPVDVLKRKMFGGLGYFIHRNMAFGVKGDELIVKADEATAEKLLKEPGMGPFEFGGRSMKAWLLAAPEVLDEDNLPRLLEISRNYTLTLPPK, encoded by the coding sequence ATGGCATATGACACTGGGTTGGAGGAGCGGATAGACGAAGTGGTGGCTGAATGGCCGGTAGATGTGCTGAAGCGCAAAATGTTTGGCGGGCTAGGGTATTTCATACACCGCAATATGGCGTTTGGGGTGAAGGGCGATGAACTGATTGTGAAGGCAGATGAAGCAACTGCCGAAAAATTACTGAAAGAGCCTGGCATGGGGCCGTTTGAGTTTGGTGGGCGGAGCATGAAAGCTTGGCTGCTGGCTGCGCCCGAGGTACTGGACGAAGATAATCTACCGCGCCTGCTCGAAATAAGCCGGAACTATACGCTCACACTCCCACCGAAGTGA
- a CDS encoding ribonuclease HI, protein MNTYYTDGSAIPNPGPGGFAVVSGGKPVVLGGEPGGGETTNIRMEGYAILAALKHAGGEPCQILTDSEFWINVITKWSLGWEANGWKKKGGEIKNLDIVQEVCPLYRASCAELVWVRGHVGHEGNELADHWANKARGGARV, encoded by the coding sequence ATGAACACATATTATACCGATGGGAGTGCGATTCCGAACCCAGGGCCGGGCGGGTTTGCGGTGGTGAGTGGGGGTAAGCCGGTGGTATTGGGAGGTGAGCCGGGCGGGGGAGAAACGACGAATATACGTATGGAGGGCTACGCTATACTGGCGGCACTAAAGCACGCTGGCGGTGAGCCGTGCCAAATACTTACCGACAGTGAGTTTTGGATAAACGTTATTACCAAATGGTCGCTGGGCTGGGAAGCAAATGGCTGGAAGAAAAAGGGCGGGGAAATAAAAAATCTCGATATTGTGCAAGAAGTTTGCCCGCTGTACCGCGCGAGCTGTGCCGAACTGGTTTGGGTGCGCGGCCACGTGGGCCACGAAGGTAACGAACTTGCCGACCACTGGGCAAACAAGGCTCGTGGAGGTGCGAGGGTTTAA
- a CDS encoding type I restriction enzyme HsdR N-terminal domain-containing protein has translation MATEHQRAQLEKRLREYRKKYLTKKQNMDVNESATRIMVNYFLTEVLNYEELEDIKTEYAIRGEYADYVIQLKRKKHFVVEVKSIDLDLNERHLRQSISYAANEGIDWILLFNGRQIQLYRVIFAKPISTHQVFSLDLRDLSVLKNASEHLVNLMKASILKNDLEVYWKRFNALTPESLVKTIYTKDVINAVRLKVKKVSGINFDNQEVLDAIHELIVHECKAVRPKLLK, from the coding sequence ATGGCAACCGAACACCAAAGAGCGCAGCTAGAAAAAAGGCTTCGTGAGTACCGCAAGAAGTACTTAACCAAGAAGCAAAACATGGATGTAAATGAATCTGCTACGCGGATTATGGTCAATTATTTCCTGACGGAGGTTTTGAACTATGAAGAGCTAGAAGACATCAAAACGGAGTATGCAATTCGGGGCGAATATGCTGACTACGTCATACAGCTGAAGCGAAAAAAGCACTTTGTCGTCGAAGTGAAGTCAATCGACCTCGACCTAAATGAGCGACATCTGCGACAAAGTATTTCGTATGCAGCAAATGAAGGGATAGACTGGATTCTTCTTTTCAACGGTCGGCAAATACAGTTATATCGCGTCATCTTTGCTAAGCCAATTTCGACGCACCAAGTGTTCAGCCTTGATTTGCGCGACCTGTCGGTCTTGAAGAATGCGTCGGAACATCTCGTGAATCTCATGAAGGCATCAATATTGAAAAACGATTTGGAAGTGTATTGGAAACGGTTCAATGCGCTGACGCCTGAAAGCCTTGTTAAAACGATATATACCAAAGACGTAATCAATGCCGTGCGGTTGAAGGTGAAGAAAGTGTCTGGCATAAACTTCGATAATCAAGAAGTACTGGATGCTATACACGAGCTAATTGTTCATGAATGCAAAGCAGTAAGACCAAAATTACTCAAATAA